A single Silvibacterium dinghuense DNA region contains:
- a CDS encoding Uma2 family endonuclease: MAAATPLPISVSEYLHTSYRPDCDYVDGVVEERNLGELDHSELQRWLIRWCMAYELAWGVLVFPGIRVQVSGTRFRIADLCFVSRQAPREQVIQTPPVAVIEILSPEDRIPRYAERLEDYRRMGVENIWVVDPATRKGFDCSGGEWVETGVFDAGPVHLELNAIFAAIDEDRAR, translated from the coding sequence ATGGCTGCCGCAACCCCACTTCCGATCTCCGTGAGCGAGTATCTGCATACGAGCTACAGGCCGGACTGCGACTACGTAGACGGGGTGGTCGAGGAGCGGAACTTGGGCGAACTGGATCACTCGGAGCTGCAACGCTGGCTTATCCGCTGGTGCATGGCCTATGAGCTGGCCTGGGGCGTTCTCGTATTTCCCGGGATTCGTGTCCAGGTTTCGGGCACCCGCTTTCGCATTGCCGATCTCTGCTTCGTCTCGCGCCAGGCTCCGCGTGAGCAGGTGATCCAGACGCCTCCGGTGGCCGTCATCGAGATTCTTTCCCCCGAAGACCGGATTCCCCGCTATGCCGAGCGGCTGGAAGACTATCGCCGCATGGGCGTCGAAAATATCTGGGTTGTTGACCCGGCCACGCGCAAGGGCTTCGACTGCTCGGGTGGCGAGTGGGTGGAAACAGGCGTCTTCGATGCCGGTCCCGTACACCTCGAGCTGAATGCCATCTTCGCCGCCATCGACGAAGACCGCGCACGATAA
- a CDS encoding ABC transporter permease has protein sequence MPTTEVQPGPPARSRSRRSFEKTLASAKRTMLLSEIVKLAIDSFKVSKIRFALTALGMVIGSASVILVFTIGSTGKEYVLGLLQKIGTNMVMLEYEGGGAGNINEYRNDYLTLDDERAVDEQVTDVAKSSPMLEMHDRVSFPGGVAKDVLVLGVSPEYRDVRNLIVLTGRFFDGEDETTHTKAAVVTEPFAREMFGSDAAAINQTFQLSGIPFTIVGTFKESVDTFGQSEIADETILIPYSVGRYFTGTDNVKQIFFSIRDPNDVEEASKEIVDVVHARHMPSSVYRTTTLTSLLTTAAKIANGLTVMLVLVSAVTLAVGGVGIMNIMLATVRSRIREIGIRKALGATAREIKLQFLIEAIFISLSGGVVGTLLGLALPVSIRIFTDYSIPISIWAVVIALVTSTAVGIIFGTLPANRAAQMDPVESLKYE, from the coding sequence ATGCCCACGACCGAAGTCCAGCCCGGCCCTCCCGCGCGCTCCCGTAGCCGCCGATCCTTTGAGAAGACCCTGGCCAGCGCCAAGCGGACCATGCTCCTCAGCGAGATCGTCAAGCTTGCCATCGACAGCTTCAAGGTCAGCAAGATCCGTTTTGCCCTGACCGCGCTCGGCATGGTCATCGGCTCGGCTTCGGTCATCCTGGTCTTCACCATCGGCAGTACCGGCAAGGAATACGTTCTCGGGTTGCTGCAGAAGATCGGCACCAACATGGTCATGCTCGAATACGAGGGCGGCGGCGCTGGCAACATCAACGAATACCGCAACGACTACCTGACGCTCGACGACGAGCGCGCCGTTGACGAGCAGGTCACCGACGTGGCCAAGTCCTCGCCCATGCTCGAGATGCACGACCGGGTGAGCTTCCCCGGCGGCGTGGCCAAGGACGTGCTGGTGCTCGGCGTGAGCCCGGAGTACCGCGATGTCCGCAATCTGATCGTGCTCACCGGCCGCTTCTTTGACGGTGAGGACGAGACCACGCACACCAAGGCCGCCGTGGTCACGGAGCCCTTTGCCCGCGAGATGTTCGGCAGCGACGCCGCGGCGATCAACCAGACCTTCCAGCTCTCCGGCATCCCGTTCACGATTGTCGGAACCTTCAAGGAGAGCGTGGATACCTTCGGCCAGTCAGAGATCGCCGACGAGACCATCCTGATTCCGTATTCCGTTGGTCGCTACTTCACCGGTACGGACAACGTAAAGCAGATTTTCTTCTCGATCCGCGACCCCAATGACGTCGAAGAGGCCTCGAAGGAAATCGTCGACGTGGTCCATGCGCGGCACATGCCGAGCTCGGTCTACAGGACCACGACGCTGACTTCGTTGCTGACTACAGCGGCCAAGATCGCGAATGGACTCACGGTGATGCTGGTGCTGGTTTCGGCGGTGACGCTGGCCGTGGGCGGCGTGGGCATCATGAATATCATGCTGGCCACGGTGCGCTCGCGTATCCGCGAGATCGGCATCCGCAAGGCGCTGGGCGCTACGGCGCGGGAGATCAAGCTGCAGTTCCTCATCGAGGCGATCTTCATCTCGCTCTCGGGCGGCGTAGTGGGCACGCTGCTGGGCCTTGCGCTGCCGGTTTCCATCCGGATTTTCACCGATTACAGCATCCCGATCAGCATCTGGGCGGTGGTCATCGCGCTGGTGACCTCGACGGCGGTGGGCATCATCTTCGGAACCCTGCCGGCCAACCGCGCAGCCCAGATGGACCCGGTGGAATCGCTGAAATACGAGTAA
- a CDS encoding RNA polymerase sigma factor, giving the protein MADDLETWQRILARDADAFDSFYREHAPRLTAFLRQVTGSRQAAEDVAQETFSQMWSRPNGYQPGRGALKAYLFGAARKRASEWWRSQRPTERLEEGLHEGGTGRSSSAESQAQIKDALERLLPEQRALLWLREVEGQSYAELAEILGVPIGTVRSRLFAAREALRETWHAQRPGTTSEKGRRV; this is encoded by the coding sequence TTGGCTGACGATCTCGAAACCTGGCAGCGGATCCTGGCGCGCGACGCCGACGCCTTCGACAGCTTCTATCGCGAGCATGCTCCGCGCCTCACTGCTTTCCTCCGCCAAGTCACCGGCAGCCGGCAGGCGGCCGAAGATGTGGCCCAGGAGACCTTCTCCCAGATGTGGAGCCGGCCGAACGGCTACCAGCCCGGCCGTGGGGCACTCAAGGCGTATCTTTTCGGCGCGGCCCGGAAACGAGCGTCGGAGTGGTGGCGCAGCCAGCGGCCCACGGAGCGGTTGGAGGAAGGGCTGCATGAAGGCGGTACAGGCCGGAGTTCCAGCGCGGAATCTCAGGCACAAATAAAAGATGCCCTGGAGCGCCTGTTACCAGAGCAGCGCGCGCTGCTCTGGCTGCGCGAGGTCGAAGGCCAGTCCTACGCCGAGCTGGCGGAAATTCTGGGCGTGCCCATAGGCACGGTGCGATCACGGCTGTTCGCCGCCCGTGAGGCTCTGCGGGAGACGTGGCACGCGCAACGGCCGGGAACCACATCGGAGAAAGGCAGAAGGGTATGA
- a CDS encoding type II toxin-antitoxin system Phd/YefM family antitoxin, with protein MAITTLSSREFNQDSSKAKKAAERGPVFITDRGRPAHVLLTIEEYQRITGAQASLLDLLAMPEAAEIDFDPPKLKGTLTRAVEL; from the coding sequence ATGGCCATCACTACACTCTCCAGCCGCGAGTTCAACCAGGACTCGAGCAAGGCGAAGAAAGCAGCGGAACGAGGGCCGGTCTTCATCACGGATCGCGGCCGTCCCGCGCATGTGCTACTCACCATCGAGGAATATCAGCGGATTACCGGCGCGCAGGCGAGCCTGCTCGATCTGCTGGCCATGCCCGAGGCCGCGGAAATCGACTTCGATCCTCCGAAGCTCAAAGGCACGTTGACGCGCGCGGTCGAGCTTTGA
- a CDS encoding type II toxin-antitoxin system VapC family toxin gives MYLLDTNVVSELRKAATPRIDRHVRAWAKQADRGRLYLSVISILELEIGIRQLERRDREQAAVLRHWLEQHVLTAFAGRILPVDLAVAQRCAALHVPDPSSERDALIAATALVHGMTIVTRHEEDFRRTGVVMLNPWHSLPPG, from the coding sequence ATGTACCTGCTCGACACCAACGTCGTCTCCGAGTTACGCAAGGCCGCAACTCCACGCATCGATCGCCACGTTCGGGCGTGGGCCAAGCAGGCAGACCGTGGACGCCTGTATCTCTCGGTGATTTCCATCCTCGAGCTCGAGATCGGAATCCGCCAGCTAGAACGGCGCGATCGCGAACAGGCAGCGGTGCTGCGCCATTGGCTGGAGCAGCACGTACTGACTGCCTTTGCAGGCCGCATTCTGCCGGTCGACCTCGCGGTCGCGCAGCGCTGTGCGGCGCTACATGTGCCCGATCCGAGCTCGGAGCGGGATGCCCTGATCGCGGCGACGGCGCTGGTACATGGGATGACCATAGTGACGCGCCACGAAGAGGATTTCCGCCGAACCGGCGTCGTGATGCTGAATCCGTGGCACTCATTGCCTCCTGGATAA
- a CDS encoding oxidoreductase, translating into MTDSTKLGGTFTLPGTNITLHRMGYGAMQLAGSEPGKLVWGPPRDRAAALAVLREAVAAGVNHIDTSDFYGPYVVNKILREALHPYPAGLTLVTKIGFLRGEDGSWYPAQSAAELTAAVESNLRNLGLDQSTGALDVVNLRLGAAHGPNEDSLEAPLTALAELQQKGLVRHIGLSTVSEKQYEEARAIAPIVCIQNLYNVAHREDDAFVDRLAKDGVAYVPYFPLGGFTPLQAGELNEVAASLGATPMQVALAWLLHRSPNILLIPGTSSVGHLRENLAAASLALPAEALEKLDEIGAVKQ; encoded by the coding sequence ATGACCGACTCCACAAAACTCGGCGGAACCTTTACCCTGCCTGGCACGAACATCACGCTCCACCGCATGGGCTATGGCGCGATGCAGCTTGCCGGCAGTGAGCCGGGCAAGCTTGTCTGGGGTCCGCCCCGCGACCGCGCCGCCGCCCTTGCCGTGCTGCGCGAAGCCGTAGCTGCGGGCGTCAACCACATCGATACCTCGGACTTCTATGGGCCGTATGTCGTCAACAAAATTCTTCGTGAGGCGCTCCATCCTTATCCCGCCGGATTGACGCTGGTGACCAAGATCGGCTTCCTGCGCGGCGAGGACGGGTCATGGTACCCGGCGCAATCGGCGGCTGAGCTGACCGCGGCCGTAGAGAGCAACCTGCGCAACCTTGGCCTCGACCAGAGCACGGGCGCCCTCGATGTCGTAAACCTGCGCCTTGGCGCTGCGCATGGACCGAACGAGGACTCACTCGAGGCGCCGCTGACCGCGCTGGCCGAACTGCAGCAGAAGGGTCTCGTGCGCCATATCGGATTGAGCACGGTGAGCGAGAAGCAATACGAGGAGGCGCGCGCCATCGCGCCCATCGTCTGCATCCAGAACCTGTATAACGTCGCGCATCGTGAGGACGACGCCTTCGTCGACCGCCTGGCGAAGGACGGCGTGGCCTACGTCCCGTACTTCCCGCTCGGTGGCTTCACGCCGTTGCAGGCGGGCGAGCTGAACGAAGTCGCGGCCTCGCTCGGAGCGACGCCCATGCAGGTGGCCCTGGCGTGGCTGCTGCACCGCTCGCCGAACATCCTGCTGATCCCGGGAACCTCGTCGGTCGGGCATCTGCGCGAAAACTTGGCCGCCGCCAGCCTGGCGCTGCCGGCAGAGGCGCTCGAGAAGCTGGATGAGATCGGGGCGGTGAAGCAGTAG
- a CDS encoding TetR/AcrR family transcriptional regulator, producing MPTLTRPPLKPRKSPVQARSTASVEAILEATIQVLLREGKENLTTTKVAMRAGVSVGSLYQYFPNKSSLLQAALRAHLERTYGATVTACVKYHGQPLRTMADGLVSDFLAAKFEHIETSLALYRVSDDVEGAAIARAMARQSTEAIASMLRSSCEQLTTDADSVAAMILAAIAGGSRRMLESENPHTARLTLERELRVMVVSYLEALKSA from the coding sequence TTGCCCACCCTGACCAGACCGCCCCTGAAGCCGCGTAAATCGCCGGTGCAGGCCCGTTCGACCGCAAGCGTAGAGGCAATTCTCGAAGCCACCATTCAGGTTTTGCTGCGCGAGGGCAAAGAGAACCTCACCACGACCAAGGTGGCGATGCGGGCCGGCGTCTCCGTAGGAAGCCTCTACCAGTACTTTCCGAACAAGAGCTCTCTGCTGCAGGCAGCGCTGCGCGCACATCTCGAGCGGACCTATGGCGCAACAGTGACAGCATGCGTGAAATATCACGGTCAACCGCTACGGACGATGGCCGACGGGCTGGTATCGGATTTCCTCGCGGCGAAATTCGAGCACATCGAGACGAGTCTTGCGCTCTACCGTGTCAGCGACGATGTGGAAGGCGCGGCCATCGCGCGGGCCATGGCACGGCAGTCGACGGAGGCGATCGCATCCATGCTGCGCAGCTCCTGCGAGCAGCTCACCACCGATGCAGACTCCGTGGCCGCGATGATCCTGGCGGCAATCGCCGGCGGAAGCCGCCGCATGCTCGAATCGGAAAATCCGCACACCGCAAGGCTCACACTCGAACGCGAATTGCGGGTGATGGTGGTCTCTTACCTGGAAGCGTTGAAATCTGCCTGA
- a CDS encoding alpha-glucosidase encodes MPGHRSIRRVSRIAAAAAGLAIAAISPVSLLAQSADASGKAPVFTAKSGWYKDALIYEIYPRSFQDSNGDGIGDLNGITSRLDYLKALGVDAIWLTPIYPSPQVDFGYDISNYEGIDPQYGTMADFDRLVAEAKKRNIGIIMDLVLNHTSDKHPWFLASRSSKTDPKRDWYVWKDGKAGGTPPANVPNNWESVFGHSAWEWDAKTQQYYYHRFYIQQPDLNWNNPAVRKAMYDVERFWIAKGVVGFRLDAITSLFEDPTFSDEDYVKNPDGSIKINAYGDKEVKTDKTDNLPRVNDVLKELRKTADETKGRKVVLIGETYVDSIADLRRLYGENNDALDLPMDMQVGFINRLDVSEFRRNINDAETGLNGNEPLFVFDNHDNPRWDRYGDGTHNADIGRMLATILFASRDTAMMYYGDEIGMVTTPPTSKDQVKDPIGITGWPKEKGRDGERTPMQWSEGPNAGFSKDGVKTWLPIPASYKTINVKSEVSDFDSMLNWYKQLIELRRANPALRDGDHVMLNTENNDVLMWLRKAPSSDPAQPPVVVACNFTARPQTVSFDLSGQEVNGKGITSRKAKTLMKTPGASDPASLDAVQLPPYGVYIGQVE; translated from the coding sequence ATGCCCGGTCACAGGTCCATTCGCCGCGTTTCCCGCATTGCCGCCGCAGCCGCGGGCCTGGCGATAGCCGCCATTTCACCGGTATCGCTGCTCGCTCAGTCTGCCGATGCCTCTGGCAAGGCTCCAGTCTTCACCGCCAAATCCGGCTGGTACAAGGACGCGCTCATCTACGAAATCTATCCGCGCAGCTTCCAGGACTCGAACGGCGACGGCATCGGCGACCTGAACGGCATCACCTCGCGGCTCGATTACCTGAAGGCGCTGGGCGTCGATGCCATCTGGCTGACGCCGATCTATCCCTCGCCGCAGGTCGATTTCGGCTACGACATTTCGAACTACGAGGGCATCGATCCGCAGTACGGCACCATGGCGGACTTCGACCGCCTGGTGGCCGAGGCGAAGAAGCGCAACATCGGCATCATCATGGACCTGGTCCTGAACCATACCTCGGACAAGCATCCGTGGTTCCTCGCCTCACGGAGCTCGAAGACCGACCCGAAACGCGACTGGTATGTGTGGAAGGACGGCAAGGCCGGCGGGACGCCGCCCGCGAATGTGCCGAACAACTGGGAGTCGGTCTTCGGCCACTCGGCATGGGAGTGGGACGCGAAGACGCAGCAGTACTACTATCACCGCTTCTACATCCAGCAGCCGGACCTGAACTGGAATAATCCCGCGGTGCGCAAGGCGATGTATGACGTGGAGCGCTTCTGGATCGCGAAGGGCGTGGTCGGCTTCCGCCTCGACGCCATCACCTCGCTCTTCGAAGATCCCACCTTCTCCGACGAGGACTACGTCAAGAATCCGGACGGCAGCATCAAGATCAATGCCTACGGCGACAAGGAAGTAAAGACCGACAAGACCGACAACCTGCCCAGGGTGAACGACGTCCTGAAAGAGTTGCGCAAGACGGCCGATGAGACGAAAGGCCGCAAGGTGGTGCTGATCGGCGAAACCTATGTCGATTCCATTGCCGACCTGCGCCGCCTCTACGGCGAGAACAACGACGCTCTCGATCTACCCATGGACATGCAGGTGGGCTTCATCAACAGGCTCGATGTGTCGGAGTTTCGCAGGAACATCAACGACGCGGAGACAGGTCTGAACGGCAATGAGCCGCTCTTCGTCTTCGACAATCACGACAACCCGCGCTGGGACCGCTATGGCGACGGCACGCATAACGCCGATATCGGGCGCATGCTCGCAACCATCCTCTTCGCTTCGCGCGATACCGCGATGATGTACTACGGCGACGAGATCGGCATGGTGACCACGCCGCCTACCAGCAAGGACCAGGTGAAGGACCCGATCGGCATTACCGGATGGCCGAAGGAGAAAGGCCGCGACGGCGAACGTACACCCATGCAGTGGAGCGAGGGTCCGAATGCCGGATTCTCAAAGGACGGCGTGAAGACGTGGCTGCCGATTCCTGCGAGCTACAAGACCATCAATGTGAAGAGCGAAGTTTCGGACTTCGACTCGATGCTGAACTGGTACAAGCAGCTCATCGAGCTGCGGCGCGCGAATCCGGCGTTGCGCGACGGCGATCACGTCATGCTGAATACGGAGAACAACGATGTACTGATGTGGCTGCGCAAAGCACCCTCATCCGATCCAGCTCAGCCGCCGGTCGTGGTGGCCTGCAACTTCACGGCCCGGCCGCAGACAGTGAGCTTCGATCTCTCCGGGCAGGAAGTGAACGGCAAGGGCATCACCAGCCGCAAGGCAAAGACGTTGATGAAGACTCCGGGCGCGAGCGATCCGGCATCGCTGGATGCCGTGCAGCTGCCGCCTTATGGCGTGTATATCGGGCAGGTGGAGTAG
- a CDS encoding carbohydrate kinase family protein, translating to MNVVVGLGELLWDLLPEGARLGGAPANFTVMAARLGHRGVVASRLGAQETDMDDWGSRARTVLSGFPVDASLIQSDTDHPTGTVDVEFRNGEPHYVIHEPVAWDFLAWTPEWQQLAQQADAVCFGSLAQRSQASRKTIHRFLAATRPECVRVFDVNLRAPYFSAEIVTESLERATIFKLNESEVPQVLAMLGGTAPVSNAGTDIDETALHAAADWLLERFPLKLVAITLGGEGSLLVSREGAHRRQGIRGPVADTVGAGDAFTAAMVDAYLRGAGLARMNEAGNRWGGWVASQHGAMPALSAETYTEIQNNIAEVE from the coding sequence ATGAACGTAGTCGTAGGACTGGGTGAGCTGTTGTGGGATCTGCTGCCGGAGGGTGCCCGGCTGGGTGGCGCGCCGGCCAACTTTACCGTGATGGCAGCACGTCTGGGCCATCGCGGCGTCGTCGCCAGCCGCCTGGGAGCCCAGGAAACAGACATGGACGACTGGGGTTCACGTGCCCGCACCGTGCTCTCCGGCTTCCCCGTCGATGCCAGCCTGATCCAATCCGATACCGACCACCCCACCGGCACGGTGGATGTAGAGTTCCGCAACGGCGAGCCGCACTACGTCATCCACGAGCCGGTGGCCTGGGACTTCCTGGCCTGGACGCCGGAGTGGCAGCAGCTCGCCCAGCAGGCCGATGCCGTCTGCTTCGGCTCCCTAGCGCAGCGCTCGCAGGCCTCGCGGAAAACCATCCACCGTTTCCTCGCTGCCACGCGGCCGGAGTGTGTGCGGGTCTTCGATGTGAATCTGCGCGCGCCCTATTTTTCAGCGGAGATTGTGACGGAATCGCTCGAGCGGGCGACAATCTTCAAGCTCAACGAGAGCGAAGTGCCGCAGGTGCTGGCGATGCTGGGCGGCACGGCCCCGGTTTCAAATGCGGGGACCGATATCGACGAGACCGCGCTCCACGCAGCGGCCGATTGGCTGCTCGAACGTTTTCCACTCAAGCTGGTAGCGATCACGCTGGGCGGCGAGGGCAGCCTGCTGGTCTCGCGTGAAGGCGCACATCGCCGCCAGGGTATCCGCGGCCCCGTTGCCGACACCGTAGGCGCGGGCGATGCCTTCACCGCTGCCATGGTCGATGCATACCTGCGCGGAGCTGGCCTCGCACGCATGAACGAGGCTGGCAACCGCTGGGGCGGATGGGTCGCCTCGCAGCACGGCGCAATGCCCGCGCTCTCCGCGGAGACGTATACCGAAATTCAGAACAACATTGCAGAGGTGGAGTAA
- a CDS encoding DUF2252 domain-containing protein, which yields MAHVPTPEERRELGRARRKQLARQDHAQWKPEARRKKPIVLMEESMRGRVPALVSLKWERMVESPFGYFRGAVPVMAADLATLANTGIVNQICGDAHVRNLGAFAGPDGRLVFDINDFDETIRAPFEWDLKRLSTSLVLVGRGLGMKGGACDDAVQTMIARYRKFVDMFARMPVTEVARYQVHRLQRITPVGKALLKAERATPLHTVEQLTVEEKDRRRFREEKPLLTPVSAAVRRAVLASLVEYTETLQPERRHFFAQYHALDVAFKVVGTGSVGLRDYVIYMEGNGPGDPLFLQIKEQPGSAYAGYVDSEGIAPRAPQHEGRRVVNGQRAMQFQSDPFLGWTTIDSRHYQVRQLNDHKASIEIEDLAGDGLGEYAEMCGELLARGHARSGDACVLAGYVGNGKRMSEALAAFAHAYADQTVEDWEELKKARQ from the coding sequence ATGGCACACGTTCCAACCCCGGAAGAACGGCGCGAGCTGGGACGCGCACGACGGAAGCAGCTGGCCCGCCAGGACCATGCACAGTGGAAGCCAGAGGCTCGCCGCAAAAAGCCGATTGTGCTGATGGAGGAGTCGATGCGCGGCCGCGTTCCCGCGCTGGTGTCGCTCAAGTGGGAGCGCATGGTGGAGTCGCCCTTCGGCTACTTCCGCGGCGCGGTGCCGGTGATGGCCGCCGACCTCGCAACGCTCGCCAACACCGGTATCGTCAACCAGATCTGCGGCGACGCCCACGTGCGCAACCTTGGCGCCTTCGCCGGGCCGGATGGGCGACTGGTCTTCGACATCAATGACTTCGACGAGACCATCCGTGCTCCCTTCGAATGGGATCTCAAGCGCCTCTCGACCAGCCTGGTACTGGTCGGGCGCGGGCTGGGCATGAAAGGCGGCGCGTGTGATGACGCCGTGCAGACCATGATCGCCCGCTATCGCAAGTTCGTCGACATGTTCGCCCGCATGCCGGTAACCGAGGTAGCCCGCTACCAGGTGCACCGCCTGCAGCGGATTACCCCGGTCGGCAAGGCGCTGCTGAAGGCCGAACGCGCGACACCGCTGCATACCGTCGAGCAACTGACCGTGGAAGAAAAGGACCGGCGGAGATTCCGGGAAGAGAAGCCGCTGCTCACCCCGGTCAGCGCCGCGGTGCGCCGCGCCGTGCTCGCCTCGCTGGTCGAGTACACCGAAACGCTGCAGCCCGAGCGCCGCCATTTCTTCGCGCAGTACCATGCGCTCGACGTCGCCTTCAAAGTCGTCGGCACCGGTTCGGTGGGCTTGCGCGACTATGTGATCTATATGGAGGGCAACGGCCCCGGCGATCCGCTCTTCCTGCAGATCAAGGAGCAGCCCGGCTCGGCCTACGCGGGCTATGTCGACAGCGAAGGCATCGCGCCGCGCGCACCGCAGCATGAGGGCCGTCGTGTCGTGAACGGCCAGCGCGCCATGCAGTTCCAGTCCGACCCCTTCCTGGGCTGGACGACCATCGACAGCCGCCACTACCAGGTACGGCAGCTCAACGACCACAAGGCCAGCATCGAGATCGAGGACCTGGCCGGCGATGGCCTGGGCGAATACGCCGAGATGTGCGGCGAGCTGCTGGCCCGCGGCCACGCCCGCTCCGGCGATGCCTGCGTCCTCGCCGGCTACGTGGGCAACGGCAAACGCATGAGTGAAGCACTGGCCGCCTTCGCCCACGCCTACGCCGACCAGACGGTCGAAGATTGGGAAGAGCTGAAGAAGGCGCGGCAATAG
- a CDS encoding ABC-F family ATP-binding cassette domain-containing protein, protein MLQLSGAGKRFGTKLLFEEADWLITANERTALVGANGTGKSTLMKVLAGVESVGGLDYGTLQRTRGMTIGYLPQDGLALSGRSVFDECLSVFDGLIAMEKEMETLTVALSELDHTSSEYAAAADRYSHIDAQFRAHDGYALDAQVGTVLTGLGFSKTDWTRQTEEFSGGWQMRIALAKLLLQKPSLLLLDEPTNHLDIEARDWLEGYLKTYPNGYILISHDRYFLDVTVDKIVELWNKRINVYHGNYEKYLSQKAERMAQLQAAYKNQKEHIEHLEAFISRFRYQATKAKQVQSRIKELEKIERIEIPEEEPVIHFTFPQPPPSGRTVVEVSGLSKSFGPKQVLNDVSFTIDRGDRIALVGVNGAGKSTLVKLLSGDDTPTSGVLKLGHNVLADYFAQDQYKVLDPDARMLDDISKTALKVPEAELRGLLGCFLFSGDDVFKRLGVLSGGERNRYALAKILVSPANFLLLDEPTNHLDLRAKDVLLEAIQNFTGTVIFVSHDRYFIDRIATRVFEVADGKVHVFPGGYEDYLWRKEGGAAELAAATAAAAKVPVVVAAPVVVPEPVATPEPAKKRVNPIKLKQMQERLAAVEEEMPQLEAAISETETALGNFVSAEETTRLSGVLEGLRQMQSSLTEEWEGLMLELEEA, encoded by the coding sequence ATGCTGCAACTTTCCGGTGCGGGCAAGCGCTTTGGCACCAAGCTCCTTTTTGAAGAGGCCGACTGGCTGATCACGGCCAACGAGCGCACCGCGCTGGTGGGCGCCAATGGCACGGGCAAGTCCACACTGATGAAGGTCCTGGCCGGTGTCGAATCGGTCGGCGGACTCGACTACGGCACGCTCCAGCGCACCCGCGGCATGACCATCGGCTACCTGCCACAGGATGGCCTCGCGCTCTCCGGCCGCTCGGTCTTCGACGAGTGTCTCTCGGTCTTCGACGGGCTGATCGCCATGGAGAAGGAGATGGAGACCCTCACCGTGGCGCTCTCCGAGCTCGACCACACCAGTTCCGAGTACGCCGCCGCAGCCGATCGCTACTCGCACATCGACGCGCAATTTCGTGCCCATGACGGTTACGCATTAGACGCGCAGGTGGGCACGGTGCTCACGGGCCTCGGCTTCTCGAAGACCGACTGGACGCGGCAGACCGAAGAGTTCTCCGGTGGCTGGCAGATGCGCATCGCGCTGGCCAAACTTCTTCTTCAGAAGCCCAGCCTGCTCTTGCTCGACGAGCCGACCAACCATCTCGACATCGAAGCGCGCGACTGGCTCGAGGGCTACCTCAAGACCTATCCCAACGGCTACATCCTCATCTCGCACGACCGCTATTTCCTCGACGTGACCGTGGATAAGATCGTCGAGCTGTGGAACAAGCGCATCAACGTCTACCACGGCAACTACGAGAAATACCTTTCGCAGAAGGCCGAGCGCATGGCGCAGCTGCAGGCTGCGTACAAGAACCAGAAGGAACACATCGAGCATCTCGAGGCCTTCATCTCGCGCTTCCGCTACCAGGCCACCAAAGCCAAGCAGGTGCAGAGCCGCATCAAGGAACTTGAGAAGATCGAGCGCATCGAGATTCCCGAAGAAGAGCCGGTCATCCACTTCACCTTCCCGCAGCCGCCGCCTTCGGGCCGCACGGTGGTCGAGGTGTCGGGGCTTTCGAAGAGCTTTGGACCGAAGCAGGTTCTCAATGACGTCAGCTTCACCATCGACCGCGGCGACCGCATCGCGCTCGTCGGCGTGAACGGCGCAGGCAAATCGACGCTGGTGAAGCTGCTCTCGGGCGACGATACGCCGACCAGCGGCGTGCTGAAGCTGGGGCACAACGTGCTCGCCGACTATTTCGCGCAGGACCAGTACAAGGTGCTCGATCCAGATGCGCGCATGCTCGACGACATCAGCAAGACCGCGCTGAAAGTGCCAGAAGCCGAGCTGCGCGGGCTGCTTGGCTGCTTCCTTTTCTCCGGCGATGACGTCTTCAAGCGGCTCGGCGTGCTCTCCGGCGGCGAGCGCAATCGCTACGCCCTGGCGAAGATCCTCGTCAGCCCGGCCAACTTCCTGCTGCTCGATGAGCCGACGAACCACCTCGACCTGCGGGCCAAGGATGTGCTGCTCGAGGCCATCCAGAACTTCACCGGCACGGTCATCTTCGTCTCGCACGACCGCTACTTCATCGACCGCATTGCCACGCGCGTCTTCGAGGTGGCCGACGGCAAGGTGCATGTCTTCCCCGGCGGCTATGAGGACTATCTCTGGCGCAAGGAAGGCGGCGCAGCCGAACTGGCTGCTGCCACCGCAGCCGCTGCGAAGGTTCCGGTGGTTGTCGCCGCGCCGGTCGTAGTGCCCGAGCCTGTGGCCACGCCCGAGCCTGCGAAGAAGCGCGTGAATCCCATCAAGCTGAAGCAGATGCAGGAGCGGCTCGCGGCGGTGGAAGAAGAGATGCCGCAGCTCGAAGCTGCCATCTCCGAGACGGAGACGGCGCTTGGCAACTTCGTCAGCGCCGAAGAGACGACTCGGCTCTCCGGGGTACTCGAGGGCCTGCGCCAGATGCAGTCCTCACTCACCGAGGAGTGGGAAGGGCTGATGCTGGAGCTGGAAGAAGCGTAA